A window from Malassezia restricta chromosome I, complete sequence encodes these proteins:
- a CDS encoding CDP-diacylglycerol--inositol 3-phosphatidyltransferase, whose protein sequence is MAGAKRKQSNLQVSKMAGKQEKGADVPRENVFLFVPNLIGYARIIIAAISLYYMRDNPRLCTVLYLVSCILDAFDGKMARLLNQSTRFGAVLDMVTDRCTTACLLCFLTAAYPQYALLFQGLVTLDFSSHYIHMYSSLVSGSASHKKVDVKTSRILALYYTDTRVLFVLCAANELFFVCLYLMAFYTRPLGVNIAPFLPDAIFNLVTSSKDNLMFHIVHEIIPSLTWPQIVGGLLFPMCAIKQIINCVQFWKAAKMLTDMDHSERRKRRM, encoded by the exons ATGGCAGGCGCGAAGCGAAAGCAAAGCAACTTGCAAGTCTCCAAAATGGCCGGAAAACAAGAGAAAGGAGCCGATGTACCGCGAGAGAATGTCTTTCTCTTTGTTCCCAATTTGATCG GCTACGCGCGCATTATTATTGCCGCGATCTCGTTGTACTACATGCGCGACAATCCGCGTTTGTGTACAGTGCTCTATTTGGTATCTTGTATTCTCGATGCATTTGATGGAAAAATGGCACGCTTGCTAAACCAAAGCACGCGTTTTGGTGCAGTTCTGGATATGGTCACCGATAG ATGCACAACAGCCTGTCTTTTATGTTTTCTGACTGCAGCGTATCCTCAATATGCTTTGCTGTTCCAGGGTCTTGTTACACTGGACTTCAGCAGTCATTATATCCACATGTACAGCTCGTTGGTATCGGGCTCTGCATCTCACAAAAAAGTTGATGTCAAAACTTCTCGCATTCTTGCCCTTTATTACACGGATACACGTGTATTGTTCGTTCTTTGCGCTGCGAATGAGCTTTTCTTCGTTTGCTTGTACCTGATGGCCTTCTACACTCGTCCTTTGGGTGTGAACATCGCGCCATTTCTTCCGGATGCTATCTTTAACCTGGTTACTTCAAGCAAGGACAATTTGATGTTCCATATTGTTCATGAAATTATACCTAGTCTGACATGGCCTCAAATTGTTGGAGGCCTTCTGTTTCCGATGTGTGCGATCAAGCAGATTATCAACTGCGTCCAATTCTGGAAGGCTGCCAAGATGTTGACAGACATGGACCACTCGGAGCGTCGTAAGCGTCGTATGTGA